A genomic stretch from Candidatus Thiothrix anitrata includes:
- the nuoG gene encoding NADH-quinone oxidoreductase subunit NuoG → MAEEFVTIEINDQPVQARKGAMLIEVADNNGISIPRFCYHKKLSIAANCRMCLVEMEKSWKPVPACATPVNAGMKFWTRSDKAKNAQKGIMEFLLINHPLDCPICDQGGECELQDVSVGYGSNKSQYAEIKRVVQDKDIGSLIETEMTRCIQCTRCVRFGDEIAGMREMGGVGRGDRLEIGTYIEKSLKSELSGNVIDLCPVGALTAKPSRYKARAWEMVAHDAIAPHDSVGSHLQVHTFRKEVVRAVPCENDAINECWISDRDRFSYQGIASADRITKPMLKRDGHWYEVSWQQALDATAEILRAADPARTGALASATSTVEELYLFQRLMRGLNIRNIDHRVRQTDFSDQSAAPLCPSLGMPIAQLEQQNAVFLIGSNVRQEQPLLNHRIRKAALKGSAVMALNPRAFDFNYDVAQQAVAPADMLQTLQAMANDPDNPVMATLKQAEHATVLLGNVAVQHPDFAALRGLAFTIAERTGATFGYLAESANSVGAWVAGVVPHRLSAGRELKQAGVPVGEFLSENTRTFVLLNTELADFANPQQAMKALSAAENVIVIAPFADDTTRKYATVLLPGSTFAETSGTFINAAGQWQSFKGATVPPGEARPTWKVLRVLGNTAGVPEFDWVATEEIVAELHLELDGVEVCNNRYAGTVGRDAKSCVSTAADGAFQRIGDVEMYRVDPLVRRAKALQAMIPPAAVQLNPQDAANMGVAAGDTLKVSQGAVTITLPAQLDAGIPAGCAGLQSGIEVSNVLGAAFGALQIAKAG, encoded by the coding sequence ATGGCAGAAGAATTCGTCACCATCGAAATTAACGACCAGCCGGTTCAGGCTCGCAAAGGTGCGATGCTGATTGAAGTGGCTGATAATAATGGAATTTCCATTCCACGTTTTTGTTACCACAAAAAGCTCTCGATTGCTGCCAATTGCCGCATGTGCTTGGTGGAAATGGAAAAATCGTGGAAACCGGTTCCCGCTTGCGCCACGCCCGTGAATGCAGGCATGAAATTCTGGACGCGCTCCGACAAAGCCAAAAACGCGCAGAAAGGCATTATGGAATTCTTGCTGATCAATCATCCGTTGGATTGCCCGATTTGCGATCAGGGTGGCGAATGCGAATTGCAGGATGTGTCGGTCGGTTACGGCAGCAATAAATCGCAATACGCCGAAATCAAGCGCGTGGTGCAAGACAAAGACATTGGCTCGTTGATCGAAACCGAAATGACCCGCTGCATTCAATGCACCCGCTGTGTGCGTTTCGGTGATGAAATCGCCGGGATGCGCGAAATGGGCGGGGTAGGGCGCGGTGATCGGCTCGAAATTGGCACGTATATTGAGAAATCGCTCAAATCTGAACTCTCCGGCAATGTGATTGACCTCTGCCCTGTGGGTGCGCTGACCGCGAAACCGTCACGCTACAAAGCACGGGCGTGGGAAATGGTGGCGCATGATGCGATTGCCCCGCACGATTCGGTGGGTTCACACCTTCAAGTTCACACCTTCCGCAAGGAAGTGGTGCGGGCAGTGCCGTGCGAAAATGACGCGATAAACGAATGCTGGATTTCCGACCGTGACCGTTTCAGCTATCAAGGCATTGCCAGTGCTGACCGTATTACCAAGCCAATGCTCAAGCGTGACGGGCATTGGTATGAAGTGAGCTGGCAACAGGCGTTAGATGCGACCGCAGAAATTTTACGAGCGGCTGATCCAGCACGCACCGGTGCATTGGCAAGCGCAACTTCTACCGTGGAAGAGTTGTATTTGTTCCAGCGTTTAATGCGCGGTTTGAATATTCGCAATATTGATCACCGTGTACGCCAGACTGATTTCAGTGACCAAAGTGCTGCGCCGCTTTGCCCTTCCTTGGGAATGCCTATCGCGCAATTGGAACAACAAAATGCGGTATTTTTGATTGGTTCTAATGTGCGCCAAGAGCAGCCGTTACTGAATCACCGCATCCGTAAAGCGGCTTTGAAAGGCTCGGCGGTGATGGCGTTGAATCCGCGAGCCTTCGATTTCAATTACGATGTGGCGCAACAGGCGGTTGCTCCGGCAGATATGCTGCAAACTTTACAAGCGATGGCGAATGACCCTGATAATCCGGTGATGGCAACGCTAAAACAGGCAGAACACGCGACGGTATTGCTGGGCAATGTCGCCGTTCAGCATCCCGATTTTGCGGCGTTACGCGGCTTGGCTTTCACGATTGCTGAACGAACGGGCGCAACCTTTGGCTATTTGGCTGAAAGTGCTAATAGCGTGGGTGCGTGGGTAGCAGGTGTTGTGCCGCACCGTTTATCGGCGGGACGTGAACTCAAACAAGCGGGTGTGCCGGTTGGAGAGTTCCTCAGTGAAAATACCCGCACGTTTGTATTGCTGAATACTGAGTTGGCAGATTTCGCGAATCCGCAACAAGCAATGAAAGCGTTGAGTGCAGCGGAAAACGTGATTGTGATTGCGCCGTTTGCGGATGATACAACCCGCAAATACGCGACAGTGTTACTGCCGGGTTCGACGTTTGCCGAAACTTCCGGCACGTTCATTAATGCAGCGGGACAGTGGCAAAGCTTTAAGGGTGCGACTGTGCCACCGGGCGAGGCGCGACCTACTTGGAAAGTGCTGAGGGTGTTGGGTAATACGGCGGGTGTGCCTGAATTTGACTGGGTTGCCACCGAAGAAATTGTTGCCGAGTTGCACCTTGAATTGGATGGCGTAGAGGTTTGTAACAACCGTTATGCTGGCACTGTGGGTAGAGACGCAAAATCTTGCGTCTCTACGGCGGCAGATGGGGCGTTTCAGCGTATTGGTGACGTAGAAATGTACCGCGTTGATCCGCTAGTACGCCGTGCGAAAGCCTTGCAAGCCATGATTCCTCCGGCGGCGGTACAGTTGAATCCGCAAGATGCGGCGAATATGGGTGTTGCGGCTGGTGATACGCTTAAAGTCTCGCAAGGTGCGGTGACGATCACGCTGCCAGCACAACTGGACGCAGGTATTCCAGCAGGTTGCGCCGGTTTGCAGTCGGGCATTGAAGTATCCAACGTGTTGGGCGCGGCCTTCGGTGCGCTCCAAATAGCAAAGGCAGGTTAG
- a CDS encoding NADH-quinone oxidoreductase subunit C, with translation MAVSLEFVKDYVQQGLGDKLSASILAHGELTLEVAAEHWLEVARFLRHDSMLDFAQLTDLCGVDYLTYGDAEWDVTTASRSGFSRAAQATEADPFDFDAQEEDAQFAGKRFAVVIHLLSVSRNMRIRVRTRCDDNDFPVVASLVDIWSSVNWYEREAFDLFGIMFSGHPDLRRILTDYGFVGHPFRKDFPLIGQVEMRYDAEQKRVIYEPVSIEARVLVPRTIRADQRFSPAVERDD, from the coding sequence ATGGCTGTATCACTCGAATTTGTTAAGGATTACGTTCAGCAAGGACTCGGCGATAAGCTGTCAGCCAGCATTCTGGCGCACGGCGAGTTGACCTTGGAAGTAGCTGCTGAACATTGGCTGGAAGTGGCGCGTTTCTTGCGGCACGATTCCATGTTGGATTTTGCGCAACTGACCGATTTGTGTGGGGTCGATTACCTCACATATGGTGATGCGGAATGGGATGTGACCACTGCCTCACGCAGCGGTTTTAGCCGTGCGGCACAGGCTACCGAGGCGGATCCGTTTGATTTTGATGCGCAGGAAGAAGACGCTCAGTTCGCGGGTAAACGTTTCGCGGTAGTCATTCACTTGTTATCGGTAAGCCGCAATATGCGTATTCGGGTGCGCACACGCTGCGATGACAACGATTTTCCGGTAGTGGCATCGTTGGTCGACATCTGGAGTTCGGTGAATTGGTACGAGCGTGAAGCGTTTGATCTGTTTGGGATTATGTTCAGTGGACACCCGGATTTACGGCGCATCCTCACCGACTACGGTTTTGTCGGACACCCCTTCCGCAAAGATTTCCCGCTCATCGGACAGGTTGAAATGCGTTACGACGCTGAGCAAAAGCGCGTCATTTACGAACCTGTATCCATTGAAGCGCGGGTATTGGTTCCGCGCACTATCCGCGCTGACCAGCGTTTTTCCCCAGCCGTGGAGCGTGATGACTAA
- the nuoI gene encoding NADH-quinone oxidoreductase subunit NuoI → MSFNWKHYFKTFSLKELMQGMGVTGKYFFERKITIQYPEEKTPISNRFRGHHALRRYPNGEERCIACKLCEAVCPALAITIDLEERPDGTRRTTRYDIDMFKCIYCGFCEEACPVDAIVETNIFEYHFENRGENIQTKDKLLAIGDKHEAEIAKMKAADAPYR, encoded by the coding sequence ATGAGTTTCAACTGGAAACATTATTTCAAGACGTTCAGCCTGAAAGAATTGATGCAGGGCATGGGCGTGACGGGGAAGTATTTCTTCGAGCGTAAGATCACGATTCAGTACCCGGAAGAGAAAACGCCGATTTCCAACCGTTTTCGCGGGCATCACGCGCTGCGGCGTTACCCGAACGGCGAGGAGCGTTGCATTGCCTGCAAATTGTGCGAAGCGGTTTGCCCCGCGCTGGCAATCACGATTGATTTGGAAGAACGCCCGGATGGTACACGCCGTACCACGCGCTATGACATTGATATGTTTAAGTGCATTTACTGCGGCTTCTGTGAAGAAGCCTGCCCGGTGGATGCGATTGTGGAAACCAATATTTTCGAGTATCACTTTGAAAATCGTGGTGAAAACATTCAAACCAAAGACAAATTGCTGGCAATCGGTGACAAGCACGAAGCTGAGATTGCCAAGATGAAAGCCGCTGATGCGCCGTACCGTTAA
- the nuoL gene encoding NADH-quinone oxidoreductase subunit L, translated as MEAIYLAIPLAPLFGAIVAGLFGKKIGRAGAHWVTILGVAVAFLLSVYVAYDVMGNGNSYNGTVYTWAEIGKIRFEVGFMLDNLSTMMMLVVTFVSLMVHIYTIGYMHDDPGYQRFFSYISLFTFSMLMLVMSNNFLQLFFGWEAVGLVSYLLIGFWYKKDTAIYANMKAFLVNRVGDFGFLLGIAAIVVSYETLSYSQLFDSLYIKPHPLEVVDGVYWDLWTFIAICLFIGAMGKSAQVPLHVWLPDSMEGPTPISALIHAATMVTAGIFMVARMSPVFELSDTALNLILIVGATTAFFMGLIGIVQNDIKRVVAYSTLSQLGYMTVALGASAYSAGVFHLMTHAFFKALLFLAAGSVIIAMHHEQDIRKMGGLKKYMPITYWTALIGSLALIGFPGFSGFFSKDLIIESVRHSELWASGYAYTLVLLGVFVTAFYSFRMFFLVFHGEERMDNHTMHHLHESPWVVTVPLILLAIPSVFAGYLLDPMVVGSFFQNEIYVNDSAHVFDPGAKDSISMHLGIETISANYHGIGGFILHGLMMPPFWLAMSGLGLAWYIYLKNNTLAVWTYDKFRWLHTLLDRKYYLDDFNQKIFAKGSLHLGNALWTFGERFLIDGLIVNGSARVVQWVSGVARHLQTGYLYHYAFSMIVGLLLMITWLLFF; from the coding sequence ATGGAAGCGATTTATCTGGCTATTCCGCTTGCACCGTTGTTCGGAGCGATTGTTGCGGGATTATTCGGGAAGAAGATTGGGCGTGCAGGGGCACACTGGGTTACGATTTTGGGCGTGGCGGTGGCGTTTTTGCTGTCGGTTTACGTTGCCTATGATGTGATGGGCAATGGTAATAGCTATAACGGTACGGTGTATACTTGGGCTGAAATTGGCAAAATCCGCTTTGAAGTGGGGTTTATGCTGGATAATCTCAGTACCATGATGATGCTGGTGGTGACGTTCGTGTCGTTGATGGTGCATATTTACACCATTGGTTATATGCACGATGACCCCGGTTATCAGCGTTTCTTCAGTTACATCTCCTTATTTACCTTCTCAATGCTGATGCTGGTGATGAGCAACAACTTTTTGCAGTTGTTCTTTGGCTGGGAAGCGGTCGGTTTGGTGTCGTATTTGTTGATTGGTTTTTGGTATAAAAAAGACACTGCGATTTACGCGAATATGAAGGCGTTTTTGGTGAATCGGGTGGGGGATTTTGGGTTTTTGTTAGGGATTGCTGCCATTGTGGTGTCCTATGAGACATTGAGTTACTCGCAGTTGTTTGATTCACTGTATATTAAACCGCATCCTCTGGAAGTGGTGGATGGGGTATATTGGGATTTATGGACTTTCATTGCTATTTGTTTGTTCATTGGGGCAATGGGTAAGTCAGCGCAAGTGCCTTTGCATGTGTGGCTGCCTGATTCGATGGAAGGCCCAACGCCAATCTCGGCACTGATTCACGCCGCGACGATGGTAACCGCAGGGATTTTTATGGTGGCGCGGATGTCACCGGTGTTTGAATTGTCTGATACGGCGTTAAACCTGATTTTAATCGTGGGTGCAACCACGGCTTTTTTCATGGGTTTGATTGGTATTGTGCAAAACGATATTAAGCGTGTGGTGGCTTATTCTACCTTGTCGCAATTGGGTTATATGACGGTTGCGTTAGGTGCTTCGGCTTATTCTGCCGGGGTGTTCCATTTGATGACGCACGCCTTCTTTAAGGCATTATTATTCTTGGCGGCAGGTTCGGTGATTATCGCGATGCACCATGAGCAGGACATTCGTAAGATGGGTGGTCTGAAAAAATATATGCCGATTACGTATTGGACTGCCTTGATTGGCTCCTTGGCCTTGATTGGCTTCCCCGGCTTTTCTGGCTTCTTCTCGAAAGATCTGATTATTGAATCCGTGCGCCATTCTGAATTATGGGCATCGGGGTATGCCTATACCTTGGTGTTGTTAGGTGTGTTTGTCACCGCATTTTATAGCTTCCGTATGTTCTTCTTGGTATTCCATGGGGAGGAGCGCATGGATAATCACACCATGCATCATTTGCACGAGTCACCTTGGGTAGTGACGGTGCCGTTGATATTGTTGGCGATTCCATCTGTATTTGCGGGATATTTGTTGGATCCGATGGTGGTTGGCAGTTTCTTCCAAAATGAGATTTATGTTAATGATTCTGCACACGTTTTTGATCCAGGAGCGAAAGATTCGATTTCCATGCACCTTGGAATAGAAACCATTAGTGCGAATTATCATGGTATCGGGGGCTTCATTTTGCATGGGTTAATGATGCCGCCGTTTTGGTTAGCAATGTCTGGCTTAGGTTTGGCTTGGTACATCTATCTGAAAAACAATACACTGGCGGTATGGACGTATGACAAGTTCCGTTGGTTGCATACATTGTTGGATCGTAAGTATTATTTGGATGATTTTAATCAAAAGATTTTTGCGAAGGGTTCACTGCATCTTGGGAATGCGTTGTGGACGTTTGGTGAGCGTTTCTTGATTGACGGTTTGATTGTCAATGGTTCGGCACGTGTCGTGCAGTGGGTATCCGGTGTCGCCCGCCATCTTCAGACGGGGTATTTATACCATTACGCTTTTTCAATGATCGTTGGTTTGTTACTGATGATTACTTGGTTGTTGTTTTTTTAG
- the nuoF gene encoding NADH-quinone oxidoreductase subunit NuoF, protein MANQVCFITTQFGDQANTLESYLKVGGYQAWRKILAEKTPAENIIEEIKDSGLRGRGGAGFPTGMKWSFMPRTMPGQKYIVCNSDESEPGTCKDRDILRFNPHALVEGMAIAGYSIGATVGYNYMRGEFMDEPFIHFEQAVKEAYELGLLGKNIQGSGVDFDLYGTLGAGAYVCGEETALLESLEGKKGQPRFKPPFPASFGLYGRPTTINNTETLSSIPVIMRNGGKWFADLGVKNSGGEKLFSMSGHLNNPGNFEIPMGMPFPELLALAGGVRNGRKLKAVIPGGSSVPVLPGDVMMGLTMDYDTIAKAGSYLGSGAVIVMDDTTDMVKVLQRISRFYFSESCGQCTPCREGTGWLYRMLTRIVEGKGKMEDVTRLEEISHNIEGRSICALGEAAAMPVWSFVKHFREEFEYYVKHGRSMVGQG, encoded by the coding sequence ATGGCAAATCAAGTCTGTTTCATCACGACCCAATTTGGTGACCAAGCCAATACATTGGAAAGCTACCTCAAAGTTGGCGGCTATCAGGCATGGCGAAAAATTCTGGCTGAAAAAACGCCTGCTGAAAATATTATCGAGGAGATCAAAGACTCCGGACTACGCGGGCGCGGCGGTGCAGGTTTCCCCACTGGCATGAAGTGGAGCTTTATGCCGCGTACTATGCCAGGGCAAAAATACATCGTCTGCAACTCGGACGAATCCGAACCGGGTACGTGTAAAGACCGCGACATCTTGCGTTTCAACCCGCACGCGCTAGTGGAAGGCATGGCGATTGCGGGTTACAGTATTGGTGCAACCGTTGGTTACAACTACATGCGCGGCGAGTTTATGGATGAACCGTTCATCCATTTCGAGCAGGCAGTGAAAGAAGCCTACGAACTCGGTTTGCTGGGCAAAAATATTCAAGGCAGTGGCGTTGATTTTGACCTGTACGGCACGCTCGGTGCGGGTGCGTATGTGTGTGGCGAAGAGACTGCCTTGCTGGAATCGCTGGAAGGCAAAAAAGGTCAGCCACGTTTCAAGCCGCCATTCCCCGCGAGTTTCGGTTTATACGGTCGCCCGACCACGATTAATAACACTGAAACGCTGTCTTCCATTCCGGTGATCATGCGCAATGGCGGCAAGTGGTTTGCCGATTTGGGTGTGAAAAACTCCGGCGGCGAAAAGCTGTTTTCGATGTCTGGGCATTTGAACAATCCGGGCAATTTCGAGATTCCGATGGGAATGCCGTTCCCTGAACTGCTGGCGTTAGCTGGTGGGGTGCGTAATGGTCGTAAACTCAAAGCGGTGATTCCGGGCGGTTCGTCTGTTCCGGTGTTGCCGGGTGATGTCATGATGGGCTTGACGATGGATTACGACACCATTGCCAAAGCCGGTTCATACCTTGGTTCGGGCGCGGTCATTGTGATGGACGACACCACCGATATGGTCAAAGTGTTGCAGCGGATTTCCCGCTTTTACTTCTCCGAATCCTGTGGGCAATGCACACCGTGTCGTGAAGGCACTGGCTGGTTGTACCGGATGTTGACCCGCATTGTGGAAGGCAAGGGCAAGATGGAAGACGTTACGCGGCTCGAAGAAATTTCCCACAATATCGAAGGCCGTTCCATTTGCGCCTTGGGTGAAGCGGCAGCGATGCCGGTGTGGAGTTTCGTTAAGCATTTCCGTGAGGAATTTGAATACTACGTCAAGCACGGACGTAGCATGGTGGGACAGGGGTAA
- a CDS encoding NADH-quinone oxidoreductase subunit D produces MPEIRNFTLNFGPAHPAAHGVLRLVLEMDGETIVRADPHIGLLHRGTEKLAESKPYNQSIGYMDRLDYVSMMCNEHGYVLAIEKLLGITPPERALYIRTMFDEITRILNHLLWIGAHALDVGAMTMFLYAFREREDLMDAYEAVSGARLHATYYRPGGVYRDLPDSMPQFLPNRFRTEVEAKRLNANRGGSLLDFLEDFTNRFPGYVDEYETLLTDNRIWKQRLVGIGVVSPERALQLGFSGAMLRGSGVEWDLRKKQPYAAYDKMDFDIPVGTHGDSYDRYLVRVEEMRQSNRIIKQCIDWLRVNPGDVMLEDSKIAPPKRAEMKQDMEALIQHFKLMTEGYCLPEGESYAAVEHPKGEFGCYIVSDGANKPYRLKVRAPGFAHLSGLDEMVKGHMLADVVAIIGTQDIVFGEVDR; encoded by the coding sequence ATGCCTGAAATCCGCAATTTTACGCTGAACTTTGGTCCAGCTCACCCCGCCGCGCACGGTGTGTTGCGTCTGGTGCTGGAAATGGACGGCGAAACCATCGTGCGTGCTGACCCGCATATTGGCTTGCTGCACCGTGGCACCGAAAAGCTGGCAGAAAGTAAACCGTATAACCAAAGCATCGGTTACATGGATCGCCTCGATTACGTGTCGATGATGTGCAACGAACACGGTTACGTGCTGGCGATTGAAAAGCTGTTGGGGATTACCCCGCCAGAACGTGCGCTTTACATTCGCACCATGTTCGACGAAATTACCCGTATTCTCAATCACTTGCTGTGGATTGGCGCACACGCGCTGGACGTGGGTGCAATGACTATGTTCTTGTACGCTTTCCGCGAACGCGAAGATTTGATGGATGCATATGAAGCGGTATCCGGCGCACGTTTGCACGCGACTTACTACCGTCCGGGCGGGGTTTACCGCGATTTACCGGATTCCATGCCGCAATTTTTGCCGAACCGTTTCCGCACTGAAGTCGAAGCTAAGCGTTTGAATGCCAATCGTGGCGGTTCGTTGCTGGATTTCTTGGAAGATTTCACCAACCGTTTCCCCGGTTATGTCGACGAGTACGAAACCTTGCTGACTGACAACCGCATCTGGAAGCAGCGTCTCGTCGGGATTGGCGTGGTGTCGCCGGAGCGTGCGCTGCAACTCGGTTTCAGTGGCGCAATGCTACGCGGTTCAGGCGTTGAATGGGATTTGCGCAAGAAGCAACCGTATGCCGCTTACGACAAAATGGATTTCGATATTCCGGTGGGAACGCACGGCGATAGCTACGACCGCTATTTGGTGCGGGTTGAAGAAATGCGCCAATCCAATCGCATTATCAAGCAATGTATTGACTGGTTGCGCGTCAATCCCGGTGACGTGATGTTGGAAGACAGCAAAATTGCTCCGCCGAAACGCGCTGAAATGAAGCAGGACATGGAAGCCTTGATTCAGCATTTCAAGCTGATGACCGAAGGCTATTGCTTGCCAGAAGGCGAGTCTTATGCGGCAGTGGAACACCCTAAAGGTGAATTTGGTTGCTACATCGTCTCGGATGGCGCGAACAAACCGTACCGCTTAAAAGTGCGTGCGCCGGGATTTGCACATTTATCCGGCTTGGATGAAATGGTGAAAGGTCACATGCTGGCTGACGTGGTGGCGATTATCGGCACTCAAGATATTGTTTTCGGGGAGGTTGACCGTTGA
- a CDS encoding NADH-quinone oxidoreductase subunit J, translating into MTFEQIIFYLFSAVLLAAAVGMVTVRSPVYAALCLILSFFTSAALWLLLEAEFLGLVLVLVYVGAVMVLFLFVIMMLDLNLDPVKEGLVKYAPAGFLVAAVIAVEMIMVLQSAPFQIATPLNPPPANNTEALGLILYTDYVYPFEIAAVILLVAIIAAITLTLRRRPDSRKQDISQQVQVKRADRVRLVKMKAETKEQA; encoded by the coding sequence ATGACATTTGAGCAGATTATCTTTTACCTGTTTTCCGCTGTATTACTGGCAGCGGCAGTGGGGATGGTGACGGTACGCAGCCCGGTGTATGCGGCGTTGTGCCTGATTTTGAGCTTTTTCACCAGTGCTGCATTGTGGTTGCTGTTGGAAGCGGAATTCCTCGGCTTGGTACTGGTATTGGTGTACGTCGGGGCGGTAATGGTGCTGTTCCTGTTCGTGATTATGATGCTGGACTTGAACCTTGATCCGGTGAAAGAGGGGTTGGTGAAATACGCGCCTGCTGGATTTTTAGTGGCGGCAGTGATTGCGGTGGAAATGATTATGGTGCTGCAAAGTGCGCCGTTTCAGATTGCGACACCATTGAACCCGCCTCCAGCGAATAATACCGAAGCCTTGGGTTTAATTTTATACACTGATTATGTTTATCCGTTTGAAATTGCAGCGGTAATTTTGTTGGTGGCAATTATTGCGGCGATTACTTTGACGCTGCGCCGCCGCCCGGATTCGCGTAAACAAGACATTAGCCAACAGGTGCAGGTGAAGCGGGCAGACCGTGTACGTCTGGTGAAGATGAAAGCCGAAACCAAGGAGCAAGCATGA
- a CDS encoding NADH-quinone oxidoreductase subunit NuoE family protein, translated as MTEHPITMLKRKSDLLSHHEREDIDSWLARYPADKKQSALLAALRAVMHEDHYLSREKMDAVADYLGLPEIAVYEVASFYSMYEMDAKAAAKYSISVCTNVSCMLCGSDVILDHVEKKLGIKLGESTPDGKFFLKVEEECLAACSSAPMMQVNHVYHTHLTPEKVDEILDGLE; from the coding sequence ATGACTGAACATCCTATTACGATGCTCAAGCGCAAAAGCGACTTGCTCAGCCATCACGAGCGTGAAGACATTGATAGCTGGTTGGCACGCTATCCGGCGGATAAAAAGCAATCAGCACTGCTGGCAGCATTACGTGCGGTGATGCACGAAGACCATTATTTATCCCGCGAAAAAATGGATGCGGTGGCAGATTATTTAGGCTTGCCCGAAATTGCGGTGTATGAAGTTGCCAGTTTTTATTCCATGTATGAAATGGATGCAAAAGCGGCGGCGAAGTACAGCATTTCGGTTTGCACCAATGTCTCCTGCATGTTGTGCGGTTCGGATGTGATTCTCGATCATGTTGAGAAAAAGCTGGGCATTAAGCTGGGCGAATCCACGCCAGACGGTAAATTCTTCCTTAAAGTCGAAGAAGAGTGCCTCGCCGCTTGCAGCAGTGCGCCGATGATGCAGGTCAACCACGTATACCACACCCATCTCACCCCTGAAAAAGTGGATGAGATTTTGGACGGACTGGAGTAA
- the nuoH gene encoding NADH-quinone oxidoreductase subunit NuoH: protein MMEILANFFGAFLPEWMVTLLIILIKVVAIVLPLILLVAYATYAERKIIGFMQVRVGPNRVGFKGLLQPFADMFKLIFKEIVIPEKSNRFLFLIAPLLAMGPAFAAWAVIPFSDGMVLADVNAGLLFLLALTSLGIYGVIIAGWASNSKYAQLSAMRLGAQMVSYEIAMGFALVGVLMASGSLNLGDIVRAQSGSIFSWFVWPLFGLFVVYFISGVAETNRAPFDVAEGESEIVAGFHVEYSGMAFSIFFLAEYANMWLIAALTSLMFLGGWLSPFQGLTFLTDMPVLGWVFGDGIHWLLLKASFFMLLFFWFRATFPRYRYDQIMRLGWKILIPITLVWIFAEGLAIALGWKPWL, encoded by the coding sequence ATGATGGAAATACTCGCAAATTTCTTCGGTGCATTCCTTCCTGAGTGGATGGTGACGCTGCTAATCATTTTGATCAAAGTGGTGGCAATTGTGTTGCCGCTGATCCTATTAGTGGCTTACGCGACTTACGCAGAACGCAAAATCATCGGTTTCATGCAGGTGCGTGTGGGACCGAATCGGGTTGGGTTTAAAGGCTTGTTGCAGCCGTTTGCGGATATGTTCAAGCTGATTTTTAAGGAAATAGTGATTCCTGAAAAATCCAACCGTTTTCTGTTTTTGATCGCACCCTTGTTGGCAATGGGGCCTGCATTTGCGGCTTGGGCGGTGATTCCGTTCAGTGACGGCATGGTGTTGGCGGATGTGAATGCGGGATTGTTGTTCCTGTTGGCACTGACTTCCTTGGGAATTTACGGGGTCATTATTGCGGGTTGGGCATCGAATTCTAAGTATGCGCAACTGAGTGCAATGCGTCTTGGGGCGCAAATGGTGTCGTATGAAATTGCAATGGGGTTTGCGTTGGTCGGGGTGCTGATGGCATCCGGCAGTTTGAATCTCGGCGACATTGTGCGGGCGCAATCCGGTAGCATTTTTAGCTGGTTTGTGTGGCCTTTGTTTGGCTTGTTCGTGGTGTATTTTATTTCGGGTGTGGCGGAAACCAATCGTGCGCCGTTTGACGTGGCAGAAGGCGAGTCCGAGATCGTGGCGGGTTTCCATGTGGAATATTCCGGTATGGCGTTCTCGATTTTCTTCCTCGCAGAATACGCGAATATGTGGCTGATTGCTGCACTGACTTCGTTGATGTTCTTGGGTGGGTGGTTGTCGCCGTTCCAAGGGCTGACTTTCTTAACGGATATGCCGGTATTGGGCTGGGTGTTTGGCGATGGTATCCATTGGTTACTGTTGAAAGCCTCGTTCTTCATGCTGCTGTTCTTTTGGTTTCGCGCCACGTTCCCGCGTTACCGTTATGACCAAATCATGCGCTTGGGGTGGAAAATTCTGATCCCGATAACCTTGGTGTGGATTTTTGCGGAAGGGCTGGCGATCGCGCTGGGCTGGAAACCGTGGCTGTAA
- the nuoK gene encoding NADH-quinone oxidoreductase subunit NuoK, with protein MIPLSHFLIVAALLFAISIAGMIINRKNVLILLMCIEMMLLAVNLNFIAFSHYLGDMAGQVFVFFILTVAAAEAAIGLAILVVLFRNRRTINVEQLDAMKG; from the coding sequence ATGATCCCTTTGTCGCATTTCCTGATTGTGGCGGCGTTGCTGTTTGCTATCAGCATAGCAGGCATGATTATCAACCGTAAGAACGTGCTGATCTTGTTGATGTGCATCGAGATGATGTTGCTGGCGGTGAACCTGAATTTTATCGCGTTTTCCCATTATTTGGGGGATATGGCAGGGCAGGTGTTCGTGTTCTTTATCCTCACGGTGGCGGCGGCGGAAGCGGCGATTGGCTTGGCGATTTTGGTGGTTTTGTTCCGTAATCGGCGCACGATCAATGTTGAACAACTTGATGCGATGAAGGGGTAA